From the Excalfactoria chinensis isolate bCotChi1 chromosome 1, bCotChi1.hap2, whole genome shotgun sequence genome, one window contains:
- the PLEKHB1 gene encoding pleckstrin homology domain-containing family B member 1 isoform X2, with product MALVKSGWLWRQSSILRRWKRNWFVLYLDGSLVYYHDETQRDMDGRIHIKYSCRDVRTGRECRDIQPPEGKSRECLLTIVLRDGSKTMLCAESEDDAIAWKMAVLEAKSTPVHVYDPYDDDYYQTVPIDSHQTAYISSGHYGHQYGAPGVTHVIVREDPYRVSGDQMALGLLAGAATGAALGSFMWMPCWF from the exons ATGGCACTGGTGAAGAGCGGATGGCTCTGGAGGCAGA GCTCCATCCTGCGCCGCTGGAAGAGGAATTGGTTTGTGCTCTACCTGGATGGCAGCTTGGTGTACTACCACGACGAGACGCAGCGCGACATGGACGGCCGCATCCACATCAAGTACAGCTGCCGCGACGTGCGGACCGGCCGCGAGTGCCGCG ACATTCAACCACCCGAGGGGAAGAGCCGCGAGTGCCTGCTGACCATCGTGCTGCGGGACGGCTCCAAGACGATGCTGTGTGCTGAGAGCGAGGACGACGCCAT TGCATGGAAGATGGCGGTGCTGGAGGCGAAATCCACCCCG GTGCATGTCTATGACCCCTACGACGATGACTACTACCAGACGGTGCCCATCGACTCCCACCAGACTGCCTACATCAGCTCTGGCCACTACGGCCACCAGTACGGAG CCCCCGGGGTGACCCACGTCATCGTGCGCGAGGATCCCTACCGCGTCTCCggggaccagatggccttggGGCTGCTGGCGGGGGCCGCCACTGGCGCAGCCCTGGGCTCCTTCATGTGGATGCCATGCTGGTTTTAG
- the PLEKHB1 gene encoding pleckstrin homology domain-containing family B member 1 isoform X1 translates to MGGGNESRGEERSGDLLRCCTRRRSGSPPVAMALVKSGWLWRQSSILRRWKRNWFVLYLDGSLVYYHDETQRDMDGRIHIKYSCRDVRTGRECRDIQPPEGKSRECLLTIVLRDGSKTMLCAESEDDAIAWKMAVLEAKSTPVHVYDPYDDDYYQTVPIDSHQTAYISSGHYGHQYGAPGVTHVIVREDPYRVSGDQMALGLLAGAATGAALGSFMWMPCWF, encoded by the exons cagaaggTCCGGAAGCCCTCCCGTGGCCATGGCACTGGTGAAGAGCGGATGGCTCTGGAGGCAGA GCTCCATCCTGCGCCGCTGGAAGAGGAATTGGTTTGTGCTCTACCTGGATGGCAGCTTGGTGTACTACCACGACGAGACGCAGCGCGACATGGACGGCCGCATCCACATCAAGTACAGCTGCCGCGACGTGCGGACCGGCCGCGAGTGCCGCG ACATTCAACCACCCGAGGGGAAGAGCCGCGAGTGCCTGCTGACCATCGTGCTGCGGGACGGCTCCAAGACGATGCTGTGTGCTGAGAGCGAGGACGACGCCAT TGCATGGAAGATGGCGGTGCTGGAGGCGAAATCCACCCCG GTGCATGTCTATGACCCCTACGACGATGACTACTACCAGACGGTGCCCATCGACTCCCACCAGACTGCCTACATCAGCTCTGGCCACTACGGCCACCAGTACGGAG CCCCCGGGGTGACCCACGTCATCGTGCGCGAGGATCCCTACCGCGTCTCCggggaccagatggccttggGGCTGCTGGCGGGGGCCGCCACTGGCGCAGCCCTGGGCTCCTTCATGTGGATGCCATGCTGGTTTTAG